A genomic region of Haemorhous mexicanus isolate bHaeMex1 chromosome 14, bHaeMex1.pri, whole genome shotgun sequence contains the following coding sequences:
- the DNAAF6 gene encoding dynein axonemal assembly factor 6 gives MDLDSVFSGSSLQSLARLLRDAPEEEDDGDYDDPRCSVGAMTPGSVGPVKKETTSTFQVKSENKKSIWNTEEVPEGSEFDDTWDPREKPEYEISFKQHVGTEDVFFGMTGKDPSTACCEEIVIKIKLPETKYSDITLDIQDKVLDLRTPKNKLLLHLPYPVNSKEGRARFLSEEEILEVTLRVSRKLDFINFSDG, from the exons ATGGATTTGGACAGCGTGTTCTCAGGCtcttctctgcagagcctcgCCAGACTGCTGCGTGATGctccagaggaggaggatgatggtGATTATGATGAC ccaCGCTGTTCTGTTGGTGCCATGACTCCTGGGAGTGTTGGACCAGTCAAGAAGGAGACCACCA GTACTTTTCAAGTGAAATCTGAAAACAAGAAATCCATTTGGAATACAGAGGAGGTCCCAGAAGGATCTGAATTTGATGATACATGGGACCCTAGAGAAAAGCCAGA GTATGAGATTTCATTCAAGCAGCACGTGGGAACAGAGGATGTCTTCTTTGGGATGACTGGGAAAGACCCCTCCACTGCCTGCTGTGAAGAGATCGTG ATTAAAATCAAGCTGCCAGAGACAAAGTACTCAGACATCACTTTAGACATCCAGGACAAGGTTCTTGACCTTCGAACTCCCAAAAA caagctgctgctgcacctcccCTACCCTGTGAACAGCAAGGAGGGGAGAGCTCGTTTTCTCTCTGAAGAGGAGATCTTGGAAGTCACCTTGAGAGTATCAAGGAAGTTGGATTTCATAAATTTTTCTGATGGGTAG
- the LOC132333789 gene encoding nuclear pore glycoprotein p62-like isoform X1, which produces MSQFSFGAAAPGGAFGLGAPRAAAAATTATSGFSFSASAPAPAPASTGFSFGSAAPAAGGSQPAGLFSFSRPGPAAQPSGFSFGSASAAPAAPAAAAFPLGTNTPKVTFGASTATPAAGITGGFSFGAPAATSTPSTQAAAPSGFAFGSAGSSSSSSSTAPSGTTGGFTFSSGTTSQASTAGFSIGTAAAPATSAGLSFGTAPAAAASTSTATLAAASPAATPFSLGGQPAGLTFGAQPSTAATSTSTATLTTSTSQAPTLTFGSKLGVTSTAASTASTTSTTSVLGSTGPSLFASVATSSAPASSSTTGLSLGATSTGSTGAASLGTLGFGLKVPGTTAATTSTATGTTSASGFPLNLKPLTTTGAIGAVTSTAATTTATTASAPPVMTYAQLESLINKWSLELEDQEKHFLHQATQVNAWDRMLIENGEKITSLHREVEKVKVDQKRLDQELDFILSQQKELEDLLTPLEESVKEQSGTIYLQHADEERERTYKLAENIDAQLKRMAQDLKDIIDHLNTSGGPADTSDPLQQICKILNAHMDSLQWIDQNSAVLQRKVEEVTKVCESRRKEQERSFRITFD; this is translated from the exons atGAGCCAGTTCAGCTTCGGGGCGGCCGCGCCCGGCGGCGCCTTCGGCCTGGGCGCGCcccgagccgccgccgccgccaccacGGCCACCAGCGGCTTCTCCTTCTCCGCCTCCGCGCCGGCGCCCGCCCCCGCCTCCACCGGCTTCAGCTTCGGCAGCGCGgcgccggcggcgggcggcagCCAGCCCGCCGGGCTCTTCTCCTTCAGCAggccgggcccggccgcgcAGCCCTCCGGCTTCAGCTTCGGCTCGGCCAGcgcggcccccgccgccccggcaGCCGCCGCCTTCCCGCTGGG gacaaacaccccaaaagtgacctttggagccagcactgccactcCAGCTGCTGGAATCACGGGGGGCTTTTCTTTTGGTGCCCCTGCGGCAACCAGCACCCCCTCGacccaggcagcagccccaTCTGGCTTTGCCtttggctctgctggcagcagcagcagcagcagcagcacggctCCCTCTGGGACAACAGGAGGCTTCACCTTCTCCAGTGGCACCACGAGCCAGGCGAGCACGGCCGGGTTCAGCATCGGCACCGCGGCTGCGCCGGCGACGTCGGCAGGGCTGAGCTTTGGCACggcccctgcagctgctgccagcaccagcacagccacgctggcagctgccagcccgGCAGCAACGCCCTTCAGCCTCGGGGGGCAGCCCGCAG GTCTGACCTTTGGGGCTCAGCCTTCAACGGCAGCCACCAGTACAAGCACAGCAACACTGACCACAAGCACCAGCCAGGCACCCACCCTGACCTTTGGAAGCAAGCTGGGAG TCACAtccacagctgccagcacagcctccaccaccagcaccacctCAGTGCTGGGCTCCACGGGGCCCTCCTTGTTTGCATCTGTGGCAACTTCTtcagccccagcctcctccagcaccaCGGGCCTCTCAC TGGGTGCCACCTCCACTGGTTCCACTGGGGCAGCCAGTCTGGGGACACTTGGCTTTGGATTAAAGGTTCCTGGAACCACAGCTGccaccaccagcactgccactg GGACAACTTCTGCTTCTGGCTTTCCCTTGAACCTGAAGCCATTGACTACCACTGGTGCCATTGGAGCTGTGACCTCCacagctgccaccaccacagccaccacagccag TGCCCCCCCAGTGATGACTTATGCCCAGCTGGAGAGTTTGATCAACAAGTGGAGCCTGGAACTGGAAGACCAAGAGAAGCACTTCCTGCATCAGGCCACACAAGTCAATGCCTGGGACCGCATGCTGATCGAGAACGGGGAGAAG ATTACTTCTTTACACAGAGAAGTGGAGAAGGTGAAGGTCGACCAGAAGAG ACTGGATCAGGAACTGGACTTCATTCTGTcccagcagaaggagctggaggacTTGCTGACCCCTCTGGAGGAGTCTGTGAAGGAGCAGAGCGGGACCATCTACCTGCAGCACGCGGATGAGGAACGGGAGAGGAC ctACAAACTGGCTGAAAACATCGATGCTCAGCTGAAGCGCATGGCACAAGATCTGAAGGACATCATTGATCACTTGAACACATCAGGAGGCCCAGCAGACACAAGTGACCCT cTTCAGCAGATCTGTAAAATTTTGAATGCACACATGGATTCCCTGCAGTGGATTGACCAGAATTCAG ctgtgctgcagaggaaggTGGAAGAGGTGACCAAGGTTTGTGAGAGTCGCCGCAAGGAGCAGGAGCGCAGCTTTCGGATCACCTTTGATTGA
- the LOC132333789 gene encoding nuclear pore glycoprotein p62-like isoform X2 — protein MSQFSFGAAAPGGAFGLGAPRAAAAATTATSGFSFSASAPAPAPASTGFSFGSAAPAAGGSQPAGLFSFSRPGPAAQPSGFSFGSASAAPAAPAAAAFPLGTNTPKVTFGASTATPAAGITGGFSFGAPAATSTPSTQAAAPSGFAFGSAGSSSSSSSTAPSGTTGGFTFSSGTTSQASTAGFSIGTAAAPATSAGLSFGTAPAAAASTSTATLAAASPAATPFSLGGQPAGLTFGAQPSTAATSTSTATLTTSTSQAPTLTFGSKLGVTSTAASTASTTSTTSVLGSTGPSLFASVATSSAPASSSTTGLSRTTSASGFPLNLKPLTTTGAIGAVTSTAATTTATTASAPPVMTYAQLESLINKWSLELEDQEKHFLHQATQVNAWDRMLIENGEKITSLHREVEKVKVDQKRLDQELDFILSQQKELEDLLTPLEESVKEQSGTIYLQHADEERERTYKLAENIDAQLKRMAQDLKDIIDHLNTSGGPADTSDPLQQICKILNAHMDSLQWIDQNSAVLQRKVEEVTKVCESRRKEQERSFRITFD, from the exons atGAGCCAGTTCAGCTTCGGGGCGGCCGCGCCCGGCGGCGCCTTCGGCCTGGGCGCGCcccgagccgccgccgccgccaccacGGCCACCAGCGGCTTCTCCTTCTCCGCCTCCGCGCCGGCGCCCGCCCCCGCCTCCACCGGCTTCAGCTTCGGCAGCGCGgcgccggcggcgggcggcagCCAGCCCGCCGGGCTCTTCTCCTTCAGCAggccgggcccggccgcgcAGCCCTCCGGCTTCAGCTTCGGCTCGGCCAGcgcggcccccgccgccccggcaGCCGCCGCCTTCCCGCTGGG gacaaacaccccaaaagtgacctttggagccagcactgccactcCAGCTGCTGGAATCACGGGGGGCTTTTCTTTTGGTGCCCCTGCGGCAACCAGCACCCCCTCGacccaggcagcagccccaTCTGGCTTTGCCtttggctctgctggcagcagcagcagcagcagcagcacggctCCCTCTGGGACAACAGGAGGCTTCACCTTCTCCAGTGGCACCACGAGCCAGGCGAGCACGGCCGGGTTCAGCATCGGCACCGCGGCTGCGCCGGCGACGTCGGCAGGGCTGAGCTTTGGCACggcccctgcagctgctgccagcaccagcacagccacgctggcagctgccagcccgGCAGCAACGCCCTTCAGCCTCGGGGGGCAGCCCGCAG GTCTGACCTTTGGGGCTCAGCCTTCAACGGCAGCCACCAGTACAAGCACAGCAACACTGACCACAAGCACCAGCCAGGCACCCACCCTGACCTTTGGAAGCAAGCTGGGAG TCACAtccacagctgccagcacagcctccaccaccagcaccacctCAGTGCTGGGCTCCACGGGGCCCTCCTTGTTTGCATCTGTGGCAACTTCTtcagccccagcctcctccagcaccaCGGGCCTCTCAC GGACAACTTCTGCTTCTGGCTTTCCCTTGAACCTGAAGCCATTGACTACCACTGGTGCCATTGGAGCTGTGACCTCCacagctgccaccaccacagccaccacagccag TGCCCCCCCAGTGATGACTTATGCCCAGCTGGAGAGTTTGATCAACAAGTGGAGCCTGGAACTGGAAGACCAAGAGAAGCACTTCCTGCATCAGGCCACACAAGTCAATGCCTGGGACCGCATGCTGATCGAGAACGGGGAGAAG ATTACTTCTTTACACAGAGAAGTGGAGAAGGTGAAGGTCGACCAGAAGAG ACTGGATCAGGAACTGGACTTCATTCTGTcccagcagaaggagctggaggacTTGCTGACCCCTCTGGAGGAGTCTGTGAAGGAGCAGAGCGGGACCATCTACCTGCAGCACGCGGATGAGGAACGGGAGAGGAC ctACAAACTGGCTGAAAACATCGATGCTCAGCTGAAGCGCATGGCACAAGATCTGAAGGACATCATTGATCACTTGAACACATCAGGAGGCCCAGCAGACACAAGTGACCCT cTTCAGCAGATCTGTAAAATTTTGAATGCACACATGGATTCCCTGCAGTGGATTGACCAGAATTCAG ctgtgctgcagaggaaggTGGAAGAGGTGACCAAGGTTTGTGAGAGTCGCCGCAAGGAGCAGGAGCGCAGCTTTCGGATCACCTTTGATTGA